Proteins encoded within one genomic window of Sulfolobales archaeon:
- a CDS encoding 30S ribosomal protein S30e, which yields MPTHGSMTKAGKVRSQTPKIPKKPKRNLVPRVRNRREFWIRERKAQGLPVPTVVPPSSVPRKSK from the coding sequence ATGCCCACACATGGTTCAATGACTAAGGCTGGTAAAGTGAGAAGCCAGACACCTAAGATACCTAAGAAGCCTAAGAGGAATCTAGTTCCCAGAGTTAGAAATAGAAGAGAATTCTGGATTAGAGAGAGAAAAGCTCAGGGACTTCCAGTTCCAACAGTGGTTCCTCCATCTTCTGTTCCTAGGAAGAGTAAGTAG
- a CDS encoding methyltransferase domain-containing protein, whose protein sequence is MDETSDESLLQRVKLLLEREKHEIKYKQKSDERIFIYDLIADKYEDLVISRSFFYSNHYREIIRFLRKQVLKRVKRGGLVADIGCGTGFWSLLLKKLGYQVIGIDISSRSIEISFSRGVESLAGDARHMSFRREAFDLVLSLASVLNHLKNPREFFRDASYILKPGGFLVFDFDSSWALDNLYEALIYKNYSKKILKSLITLKILREDLDLEWSFGGIEIKMFSPIEIMRILKEYGLDIIRVEPIHIFPGFIPVRIQENTENITLKKILTALYKIDHLVKKVLPMPIPLPVSYIVLARKKETQ, encoded by the coding sequence ATGGATGAAACCTCAGATGAATCGCTTCTCCAAAGAGTTAAATTACTTCTAGAAAGAGAAAAACATGAGATCAAATATAAGCAGAAATCTGACGAGAGAATTTTCATATACGATTTAATAGCAGATAAATACGAAGATCTGGTCATATCTAGATCTTTTTTCTACTCCAATCACTACAGAGAAATAATAAGATTCCTGAGAAAACAGGTTTTGAAACGCGTGAAAAGAGGAGGCTTAGTAGCCGATATAGGCTGTGGCACTGGTTTCTGGAGTCTTCTTCTCAAGAAATTAGGCTACCAGGTTATAGGCATTGATATTTCTAGTAGATCCATAGAGATAAGCTTCTCTAGAGGAGTTGAAAGCCTCGCTGGTGATGCAAGACATATGAGTTTTAGAAGAGAAGCCTTTGACTTGGTCTTGTCACTGGCTTCGGTGTTAAACCACCTGAAAAATCCGCGAGAATTCTTCAGAGATGCTTCATACATACTCAAACCTGGAGGCTTTCTAGTTTTTGACTTTGATAGCTCTTGGGCGCTTGATAATCTATATGAAGCGCTTATCTATAAAAATTACTCCAAAAAGATTCTTAAATCTCTTATAACATTAAAGATCCTAAGAGAAGATCTGGATCTTGAGTGGAGTTTTGGAGGAATTGAAATAAAAATGTTCAGTCCTATAGAGATCATGAGAATCCTAAAAGAGTATGGGTTAGATATAATACGTGTAGAACCTATCCATATATTTCCAGGATTTATACCAGTTAGAATTCAGGAGAATACAGAGAATATAACGCTCAAAAAGATTCTAACAGCATTATATAAGATAGATCATCTCGTTAAAAAAGTTCTACCAATGCCTATACCATTACCTGTATCATATATAGTTCTCGCAAGAAAAAAAGAAACTCAGTAG
- a CDS encoding ROK family protein, whose product MRELQGPVLAYDIGATWIRAAIVAERNGNIEILARNKVRTKGDTPEEFRENFEEVLQGIPRDFLREIKGIGIGSIGPMDLKRGILTNPPNIKAKNIDLKYIMSKLFEGKPVYLANDCVAGALGEYFYGSGRGFDNIVYITISTGIGAGVIVDGEPLVGKDGNAHEIGHLVIDRSIGIKCSCGGIGHWEGMCSGSGIPKLVEYIASKKRYEGSKLQKMLSERSITAVEVFESYYTRDPLAVEVIEECNEINAAGVASVINAYDPEIVILGGSVVLNNRWIVDEIRRRVHKYSINRLPRIEVTRFEDDIVIIGAAALILGEYNKKKFFRIV is encoded by the coding sequence ATGAGGGAATTACAAGGACCGGTACTAGCATACGACATAGGAGCTACCTGGATTAGAGCTGCCATAGTAGCTGAAAGAAATGGAAATATAGAGATCCTGGCAAGAAACAAGGTTAGAACCAAAGGCGACACCCCCGAAGAATTTAGAGAAAACTTTGAAGAAGTTCTCCAAGGGATTCCTAGAGATTTTCTGAGAGAAATTAAAGGTATAGGAATCGGAAGTATAGGACCTATGGATCTGAAGAGAGGTATTCTTACAAATCCTCCTAATATAAAAGCGAAAAATATAGATCTCAAATATATAATGAGTAAACTATTCGAGGGCAAGCCTGTATACCTGGCAAACGACTGTGTGGCAGGAGCTTTAGGTGAGTATTTCTACGGATCTGGAAGAGGGTTTGATAACATCGTTTATATAACTATTAGCACGGGTATTGGAGCTGGAGTAATAGTAGACGGAGAACCTCTAGTAGGTAAGGATGGGAATGCGCATGAGATAGGTCATCTAGTTATAGATAGATCTATTGGTATAAAATGTAGTTGCGGAGGCATAGGACATTGGGAAGGTATGTGTAGCGGTTCTGGAATCCCGAAACTAGTAGAATACATCGCTTCAAAGAAGAGATATGAAGGATCCAAACTACAGAAGATGCTTAGTGAGAGAAGTATCACTGCTGTAGAAGTCTTCGAATCATATTACACCAGAGATCCTCTAGCTGTTGAGGTGATAGAGGAATGTAATGAGATAAATGCGGCAGGGGTTGCATCAGTTATAAACGCGTATGATCCCGAGATAGTGATCTTGGGCGGTTCCGTGGTTCTTAATAATAGATGGATTGTTGATGAAATAAGAAGGAGAGTACATAAGTATTCCATAAACAGACTGCCTAGAATAGAGGTCACGAGATTTGAAGATGACATAGTTATTATAGGAGCAGCAGCACTGATTCTAGGAGAATATAACAAGAAGAAGTTTTTCAGAATAGTATGA
- a CDS encoding acetyl ornithine aminotransferase family protein, with product MDTVFPKILTEIPGSKAREIINRSREYIATSTHDPKNLPLVVERGEGVWLVDVDGNIYLDFTSGVSVNNLGWPTHPEIREVAITQMSLLAHAAGTDFYNEYQLKLAEKLTSITPGGFKKKVFFSNSGTEANEAAIKISRYSTGRKYFIAFIGAFHGRTMGSLSLTASKPVQKKRFFPSMPGVIHVPYPNPYRNPWGIDGYENPQDLVNRVIDFIEYWVMQHLVPPDEIAGIFVEPIQGEGGYVVPPKNFFIELKKLADKYGILIVDDEVQMGLGRTGKMFAIEHFGIAPDIITLAKALGGGLIPIGATIFRRDLDLEPGAHSNTFGGHALASAVALKTIELTEKILPSIPRLEALFLKRLHEIKEKYEIVGDVRGLGLAWGVEFVKSKKSKEHAPEIRDNVIFNSLKKGLVILGCGKSSVRLIPPLIITPEQAEIGLEIFEKAIKDSID from the coding sequence ATGGATACGGTTTTTCCCAAGATTTTAACAGAGATTCCAGGTTCTAAAGCCAGAGAGATCATAAATAGATCTAGAGAGTATATAGCTACATCAACCCATGACCCTAAAAACCTTCCTCTGGTCGTAGAAAGAGGTGAGGGAGTATGGCTGGTAGATGTAGATGGGAATATATACTTAGACTTCACATCAGGAGTTTCCGTTAATAATTTAGGATGGCCTACTCATCCTGAGATACGTGAGGTAGCTATAACCCAGATGAGTCTGCTAGCTCATGCTGCAGGAACTGATTTCTATAATGAATATCAGCTTAAACTCGCCGAAAAGCTTACATCAATTACCCCAGGAGGGTTTAAGAAGAAAGTTTTCTTTAGCAATAGCGGTACTGAAGCCAATGAAGCTGCGATCAAGATCTCTAGATATTCTACGGGGAGAAAATATTTCATAGCATTTATAGGGGCTTTCCACGGTCGTACCATGGGTTCTCTAAGTCTGACAGCTTCTAAACCTGTTCAAAAGAAACGCTTCTTCCCCTCAATGCCTGGGGTAATCCATGTACCATATCCTAATCCTTATAGGAATCCGTGGGGTATCGACGGATATGAGAACCCGCAGGATCTTGTTAATAGAGTTATAGATTTCATAGAATACTGGGTTATGCAACATCTAGTTCCTCCAGATGAGATTGCAGGGATCTTCGTAGAACCCATACAAGGCGAAGGAGGTTATGTGGTTCCTCCGAAAAACTTTTTCATAGAATTAAAGAAGCTAGCTGATAAATATGGAATCTTGATCGTAGACGACGAGGTTCAGATGGGCTTAGGAAGAACTGGTAAAATGTTTGCAATCGAGCACTTCGGAATAGCACCTGATATAATAACACTAGCTAAGGCGTTGGGAGGAGGATTAATACCTATAGGAGCTACCATATTCAGAAGAGATCTAGATCTAGAGCCTGGAGCTCATAGTAATACTTTCGGAGGACATGCCCTAGCATCTGCAGTAGCTCTTAAGACTATAGAACTCACCGAAAAAATCCTCCCCTCTATACCGAGACTTGAAGCTCTCTTCTTGAAGAGATTGCATGAGATTAAAGAGAAATACGAGATCGTAGGAGACGTAAGAGGTCTAGGTCTTGCATGGGGTGTGGAGTTTGTGAAGAGTAAGAAGAGCAAGGAACACGCTCCAGAGATCAGGGATAATGTTATATTTAACTCGCTGAAAAAAGGACTTGTGATACTAGGTTGTGGCAAGAGTTCTGTAAGATTGATTCCGCCTCTAATTATAACTCCTGAACAAGCTGAGATAGGTTTGGAGATATTCGAGAAAGCCATAAAAGATTCTATTGATTGA
- a CDS encoding M28 family peptidase, which translates to MNEEGLDRFLESYLLRERISGWIEERNFATELRDFLCEKISCDSSKIHEIDVITWEEKYCSIMNVERDLVKCSILPPYEEEDIISGILTDEMKQCSDKILLISTTDQPDNIWILYNEAVERGAKAVVFYDYYPWRRRRIVISGKWSYGFNDPIEVSIPAVHIPLEYYPFMKRYIGRRIELHIASSVRSSKGYNVEVVKEGSRGEVVVSAHHDAWLKGFRDNAVGVLTLIRLAEMIRKKSIRNKIKIISFTAEEFGDPRNPAWYWAYGSRVYLDRIPEEDFVRNRSLGLVLDVAYKEPLKISFTVPDIAYSFKNAISLESYVEGFGHVYMDSISFIRRGVPALTLHNFSTDIYPVYHTDLDIPSDSWRGFIERFSKNILKAIDHYNPREHLRITLFIEEIQRNLIRELKDPLMKILERLSDDEDIYKFYMYFSRLFLKPIALEGYRKLYSDLSLVSYPDLASMIYRGLISQKITIAGEEKIIDPTDKISRENLVRENLLLLEELERNIFK; encoded by the coding sequence GTGAACGAGGAAGGTCTTGATAGATTTCTGGAAAGCTACCTCCTTAGAGAGAGGATCTCTGGATGGATTGAAGAGAGAAATTTCGCGACAGAGCTTAGAGACTTTCTATGCGAGAAGATTTCATGTGATTCTTCTAAAATACATGAGATTGATGTGATAACATGGGAGGAGAAATATTGTAGTATTATGAATGTTGAGAGAGATCTCGTGAAATGCAGTATTCTACCTCCATATGAGGAAGAAGATATTATTTCGGGGATCCTAACAGATGAGATGAAACAATGTTCTGATAAGATCCTTCTAATATCCACAACAGATCAACCCGATAATATATGGATCCTGTACAACGAAGCTGTAGAGAGAGGTGCGAAAGCAGTGGTTTTCTATGACTACTATCCCTGGAGAAGAAGAAGAATCGTAATCTCCGGTAAGTGGAGCTACGGGTTTAACGATCCAATAGAAGTCTCCATTCCAGCTGTTCATATTCCTCTAGAGTACTATCCTTTCATGAAAAGGTATATAGGAAGAAGGATAGAGTTGCATATCGCATCATCTGTCAGAAGTTCTAAGGGTTATAACGTAGAGGTTGTGAAAGAAGGAAGCAGGGGAGAGGTAGTAGTATCGGCGCATCATGATGCATGGTTGAAAGGCTTCAGAGATAACGCCGTGGGTGTTCTCACGCTGATTAGATTAGCTGAGATGATAAGAAAAAAATCTATAAGAAATAAGATCAAGATTATAAGTTTCACAGCCGAAGAATTCGGAGATCCTAGAAATCCTGCATGGTATTGGGCTTATGGATCCAGAGTTTATCTAGATAGGATCCCTGAGGAAGATTTTGTGAGAAACAGGTCTCTAGGGTTGGTTCTCGACGTAGCTTATAAAGAGCCTCTTAAGATATCATTCACAGTTCCTGACATAGCCTACAGTTTCAAGAATGCTATATCTTTGGAATCCTATGTAGAAGGATTTGGTCATGTCTATATGGATTCTATATCATTCATAAGGAGGGGTGTTCCTGCTCTCACACTACATAACTTTTCTACAGATATCTATCCTGTATATCACACAGATCTAGATATACCCTCAGACTCATGGAGAGGTTTTATTGAGAGATTTTCAAAAAATATTTTGAAAGCTATAGATCATTATAATCCTAGAGAGCATCTTAGGATCACTCTTTTCATAGAAGAAATTCAGAGAAATCTCATCAGAGAATTAAAAGATCCTCTTATGAAGATACTTGAGAGATTATCCGATGATGAAGACATCTATAAATTCTACATGTACTTTAGCAGATTATTTTTGAAACCTATAGCCTTGGAGGGTTATAGAAAACTATACAGTGATCTATCTTTAGTATCATATCCAGATCTCGCATCCATGATATATAGAGGTCTGATCTCGCAGAAGATAACTATAGCAGGCGAAGAGAAAATAATAGATCCTACTGATAAAATCTCTAGAGAAAATCTCGTGAGAGAAAACCTTCTGCTACTAGAAGAACTGGAGAGAAACATATTTAAATAG
- a CDS encoding cobalamin B12-binding domain-containing protein, protein MILYSEELIGSEESSLREYRKIPKIIVAKLGLDGHDRGAKVVARALRDAGFEVVYTGIRQTPEMIVNTALQEDADVIGISMLSGSHMTLVPMVLKLLKDNGAEDIKVVVGGTIPPDDAEKLKEMGVAEVFPPDTPLSYIVKRIKELVEERRK, encoded by the coding sequence ATGATCCTCTACTCAGAAGAACTTATAGGGTCTGAGGAGTCAAGCCTTAGAGAATATAGGAAAATACCTAAGATCATAGTCGCGAAGCTAGGTTTAGACGGACATGATAGAGGAGCTAAGGTCGTTGCAAGAGCTCTAAGAGACGCGGGATTCGAAGTAGTGTACACAGGAATTAGACAAACTCCTGAAATGATTGTGAACACAGCTCTACAAGAAGATGCCGATGTAATTGGTATTAGCATGCTAAGCGGATCTCATATGACTTTAGTACCTATGGTGCTGAAACTTCTTAAAGATAATGGTGCTGAAGATATAAAAGTTGTTGTTGGAGGAACCATACCCCCAGACGATGCTGAAAAGCTTAAAGAGATGGGTGTAGCAGAAGTCTTTCCCCCTGATACACCTCTCTCTTATATCGTTAAAAGAATTAAAGAACTTGTAGAGGAGAGGAGAAAGTGA
- the meaB gene encoding methylmalonyl Co-A mutase-associated GTPase MeaB, translated as MRIDAEELFERALKGDIRSISRILTIAEFPGEIDPEIYRGIVKRVIKNGGRAHVIGVTGSPGVGKSTLISKLISMYRSRGERIGVITIDPTSPFSRGSFMGNRIRMQHHSQDPNVFIRSTATRGVSGGLSISTVMLVEVFDGLGFDRIFIESVGVGQIDVDIHNIAHTLINVLIPGAGDDIQLLKAGLMEIGDFYVLNKADKPESEQMFKTLREILEILQNQGLSDWKPKAYKVSAVLGTGIEDLVKGLDEHREYLMKTGSFGNIVSRRRKYSAKIILRHLLEKTLENYIDREKEYLDRIALGEIDPFTGSVEIFRRFVREIHRIR; from the coding sequence GTGAGAATAGATGCCGAAGAACTCTTTGAGAGAGCTCTTAAAGGAGATATAAGATCTATATCTAGGATTCTCACTATAGCAGAGTTTCCAGGTGAAATAGATCCTGAGATTTATAGAGGGATAGTGAAGAGAGTAATTAAAAATGGTGGTAGAGCTCATGTGATCGGAGTGACAGGAAGCCCCGGAGTCGGTAAAAGTACTCTTATTTCGAAACTTATATCTATGTATAGAAGCAGAGGAGAAAGAATAGGTGTGATCACAATAGACCCTACATCTCCCTTTAGCAGAGGCAGTTTTATGGGGAATAGAATTAGAATGCAACATCACTCACAGGATCCTAATGTTTTTATAAGGAGCACTGCAACACGTGGAGTTAGTGGTGGTCTGAGTATCTCAACTGTTATGCTTGTTGAGGTGTTCGATGGCTTAGGCTTCGACAGGATCTTTATTGAGAGTGTTGGTGTTGGTCAGATTGACGTGGATATACACAATATAGCTCATACACTGATCAACGTTCTCATACCCGGCGCCGGTGATGATATACAACTTCTTAAAGCGGGTCTTATGGAGATAGGAGATTTTTATGTATTAAATAAGGCTGACAAGCCCGAATCCGAGCAGATGTTCAAAACTCTACGCGAGATATTAGAAATACTCCAGAATCAAGGCTTATCTGATTGGAAACCTAAGGCTTATAAGGTTTCTGCAGTACTAGGAACAGGTATAGAAGATCTAGTTAAAGGATTAGATGAACATAGAGAGTATCTAATGAAGACAGGAAGCTTTGGGAATATTGTGAGTAGAAGAAGAAAATATTCAGCAAAGATCATATTACGACACCTTCTAGAGAAAACCTTGGAAAATTACATAGATAGAGAGAAGGAGTATCTAGACAGAATAGCTTTAGGAGAAATAGATCCTTTTACAGGATCTGTGGAGATCTTCAGAAGATTTGTGAGAGAAATACATCGAATCAGATAA